A window of the Corythoichthys intestinalis isolate RoL2023-P3 chromosome 6, ASM3026506v1, whole genome shotgun sequence genome harbors these coding sequences:
- the psph gene encoding phosphoserine phosphatase, with protein MSTMSETKELFRQADAVCFDVDSTVIKEEGIDELAKFCGVGDAVTEMTRRAMGGSMTFKSALTERLAIIKCSREQVNKLITDHPPQLTPGIRDLVDRLHQRNIKVFLISGGFRCIVEHVATQLNIPLENVYANRLKFYFNGEYAGFDESQATAESGGKGKVISMLKEKYGFKTVVMIGDGATDLEACPPASAFIGFGGNVVRPQVKELSTWYVTSFGELLKEMEKI; from the exons ATGTCCACAATGTCAGAGACAAAGGAACTTTTCAGACAAGCAGATGCTGTATGTTTTGATGTGGACAGCACAGTTATCAAAGAAGAAGGCATTGATGAACTAGCTAAGTTCTGTGGTGTGGGGGATGCGGTAACTGAAAT GACACGTAGAGCCATGGGTGGCTCAATGACTTTCAAATCAGCTTTGACTGAGCGTCTCGCCATCATCAAATGTTCCAGAGAACAAGTCAATAAACTGATCACAGACCACCCTCCACAGCTCACCCCAGGTATTAG GGACCTTGTGGACCGTTTACATCAGCGCAACATCAAGGTGTTCCTCATCTCAGGTGGCTTTCGCTGTATTGTTGAACATGTGGCCACTCAGCTAAATATTCCTTTAGAAAATGTCTACGCCAACAGGCTCAAGTTCTACTTTAATG GCGAGTATGCAGGATTTGATGAGAGCCAAGCAACAGCAGAGAGCGGTGGCAAAGGAAAAGTCATCAGCATGCTGAAGGAAAAGTACGGCTTCAAGACAGTTGTAATGATTGGAGATGGAGCCACTGATCTGGAGGCCTGTCCTCCAGCT AGCGCCTTCATCGGATTTGGTGGCAATGTCGTGAGGCCTCAGGTTAAAGAGTTGAGTACGTGGTATGTTACAAGTTTTGGAGAGTTgctgaaagaaatggaaaagaTTTGA
- the nipsnap2 gene encoding protein NipSnap homolog 2: MATGVLQRVSTGLARAKNGAQSAGQLLVWTRGFSTSTITRQDSWFKSLFVRKVDPRKDAHSTLLTKNEESNLYKIQFHNVKPECLEAYNKLCEDVLPSIHADKYYPCELVGTWNTWYGEQDQAVHLWRYRGGYPALTEVMNKLRQNKEFTEYRKERGKMLLSRRNQLLLEFSFWNEPVPREGPNIYELRSYQLRPGTMIEWGNYWARAIGIRQQNSEAVGGFFSQIGNLYMVHHLWAYKDLQSREDIRNGAWQQEGWDEVVYYTVPLIQHMDSRIMIPTKASPLK; the protein is encoded by the exons ATGGCGACAGGAGTCCTTCAGAGAGTGAGCACCGGCTTGGCTCGGGCTAAAAACGGAGCCCAGTCAGCCGGGCAGCTTCTCGTTTGGACCAG AGGCTTTTCCACGTCCACCATCACCAGACAAGACAGCTGGTTCAAATCACTCTTTGTCAGGAAAGTTGACCCCAGGAAAGATGCACACTCAACTCTACTGACCAAAAATGAAGAAAGTAACCTCTACAAAATTCAGT TCCATAATGTAAAGCCAGAATGCCTTGAAGCATACAACAAATTATG CGAGGATGTCTTGCCCTCCATCCATGCTGATAAGTACTACCCCTGTGAGCTGGTGGGCACCTGGAATACCTGGTACGGAGAACAAGACCAGGCTG TTCACCTGTGGCGTTACAGAGGTGGTTACCCAGCCCTAACAGAGGTGATGAACAAGCTACGTCAGAACAAG GAGTTTACAGAGTACAGGAAGGAGCGTGGTAAGATGCTGTTGTCTCGCAGGAACCAGCTTCTACTGGAGTTCAGTTTCTGGAACGAACCAGTACCCAGAGAGGGACCTAACATCTATGAACTCAGATCCTACCAACTGAGG cCGGGGACAATGATCGAATGGGGCAATTATTG GGCAAGAGCTATTGGAATCCGCCAGCAAAACAGTGAAGCTGTTGGAGGATTTTTCTCACAGATCGGCAACCTTTATATGGTTCATCATCTCTggg CCTACAAAGACCTTCAATCCAGAGAAGACATAAGGAATGGTGCATGGCAGCAGGAAGGCTGGGACGAGGTGGTCTATTATACAG TCCCTCTTATTCAGCATATGGATTCCCGGATTATGATCCCCACCAAGGCATCGCCACTAAAATGA